In a genomic window of Helianthus annuus cultivar XRQ/B chromosome 10, HanXRQr2.0-SUNRISE, whole genome shotgun sequence:
- the LOC110885983 gene encoding 3-ketoacyl-CoA synthase 9 — MATASHRPLATSTATIEIQQPPRKLPDFHANVKLKYVKLGYHYLITHLLTLCLLPLIAVTAVHATQLNHHDVINLYNHLQYHLILVTTITFITIIGFTTYRMTRPRPVYLVDYSCYRPPAHLKVPYQVFMEHSKIHGAFNESSLEFQRKILERSGLGEETYLPAALHAIPAEPSMVTAREEAELVMFGAIDDLLKSTKVNPKDIGILVVNCSLFNPTPSLSSMIVNKYKLRGNIKTFNLSGMGCSAGVIAVDLAKDMLQVHRNTYALVVSTENITQNWYFGNKKSMLIPNCLFRVGCAAVLLSNNSSDKNRSKYKLLHVVRTHYGFDNTAYRCVYQEQDPDGNTGVSLSKDLMSVVAGALKTNITTLGPLVLPISEQLLFFVNLVARKIINWKIKPYLPDFKMAFDHFCIHAGGRAVIDEMEKNLQLTQEHVEPSRMTLHRFGNTSSSSIWYELAYTEAKGRMKKGNRVWQIAFGSGFKCNSAVWEAVRSVKPSVHNPWNDCVDNYPIEMVF; from the coding sequence ATGGCCACCGCCTCCCACCGTCCCCTGGCCACCAGCACCGCCACAATCGAGATCCAACAACCCCCACGAAAACTCCCAGATTTTCACGCAAATGTCAAACTAAAATACGTGAAATTAGGCTACCATTACTTAATCACCCATCTATTAACCCTCTGTCTCCTCCCTCTCATCGCCGTCACCGCCGTCCACGCCACCCAACTCAACCACCATGACGTCATCAACCTCTACAACCACCTCCAATACCACCTCATCCTAGTCACCACCATAACTTTCATCACCATAATCGGATTCACCACCTACCGTATGACCCGACCCCGACCCGTTTACCTCGTTGACTATTCTTGCTACCGTCCACCAGCCCACCTCAAAGTCCCATACCAAGTGTTCATGGAACACTCCAAAATTCACGGAGCATTCAACGAATCTtcgttggagttccaacgtaagatCCTGGAACGCTCCGGCCTCGGGGAGGAAACCTACCTCCCCGCAGCCCTACACGCGATCCCAGCGGAACCATCTATGGTTACTGCAAGAGAAGAAGCTGAATTAGTAATGTTCGGAGCCATAGATGATCTACTCAAATCAACAAAAGTAAACCCTAAAGATATCGGAATATTAGTGGTGAATTGCAGCCTTTTTAATCCAACACCTTCACTATCTTCCATGATAGTTAACAAATACAAACTTCGAGGAAACATCAAAACGTTTAATCTCAGTGGTATGGGATGCAGTGCGGGCGTAATCGCTGTAGATCTAGCAAAAGATATGCTACAAGTTCACCGAAACACTTACGCACTGGTCGTGAGCACAGAAAACATCACTCAAAACTGGTATTTCGGTAACAAAAAGTCAATGCTGATACCTAACTGTCTGTTCAGAGTCGGTTGCGCAGCTGTTTTGTTATCCAACAACTCCAGCGACAAAAACCGGTCGAAATACAAACTCCTCCACGTTGTCCGGACACACTACGGCTTCGACAACACAGCGTATCGCTGCGTGTACCAGGAACAAGACCCCGATGGTAACACCGGAGTTTCTCTTTCAAAAGATTTAATGTCGGTCGTAGCGGGTGCTTTGAAAACAAATATTACAACCCTAGGTCCACTAGTACTTCCAATAAGCGAGCAGCTATTGTTTTTCGTTAATCTTGTTGCTAGAAAAATCATAAACTGGAAGATTAAACCCTACTTGCCGGATTTTAAAATGGCGTTTGATCATTTTTGTATTCATGCTGGTGGTCGGGCGGTTATTGATGAGATGGAGAAGAACTTGCAGTTGACTCAGGAGCATGTTGAACCGTCGAGAATGACGTTGCACCGGTTCGGGAACACGTCTTCGAGTTCGATATGGTATGAGTTGGCTTACACGGAGGCTAAAGGGAGGATGAAGAAAGGGAACCGGGTTTGGCAGATTGCGTTTGGAAGCGGGTTTAAGTGTAATAGTGCGGTTTGGGAAGCGGTTCGGAGTGTTAAACCGTCGGTTCATAATCCTTGGAATGATTGTGTTGATAACTATCCTATTGAAATGGTGTTTTAG